A DNA window from Desulforegula conservatrix Mb1Pa contains the following coding sequences:
- the parE gene encoding DNA topoisomerase IV subunit B → MKKNTYTAKSIEVLKGLDPVRQRPGMYTDTSRPNHLAQEVIDNSVDEAIAGHADRLDIILFEDGSLEVTDNGRGMPVDIHPEEGIPGIELILTRLHAGAKFSGKDYRFSGGLHGVGVSVVNALSTRLEARVRRDGNEYMMVFNDGFKTSDLEITGKTSLKESGTSIRFWSDPKYFDSPTISVPRLCHSLKAKAVLCPGLTISFKDDNTGQTEIWCFREGISDYLMENLKGHAIIPDTPFEGNMEGEHETITWASIWLPEGGEPITESYVNLIPTAQGGTHVNGFRSGLLSAIRDFCEYRKILPKGLKLAPEDIWETCAYIISVKMKDPQFSGQTKERLTSRETAAFVAGVAKDSFSIWLNQYPSLGEKLAEHFISVAQKRMRSNKSTERKKAASGPALPGKLSDCSSQDVSLTELFLVEGDSAGGSAKQARDRQFQAVMPLRGKIKNTWEDDVTQIVDSAEIKNISIAIGVDPGSADLSELRYGKICILADADSDGLHIATLLCGLFMRHFPKLVENGNIYVAMPPLYRIDVGKTVYYALDDDEKNGVIDRITAEKIKGKVNIQRFKGLGEMNPIQLRETTMATETRKLLRLEMGDISETNDIMDMMLSKKRAKDRRLWIETKGGLVKELLEGV, encoded by the coding sequence ATGAAAAAAAATACTTATACCGCAAAATCAATTGAAGTGCTTAAAGGGCTTGATCCGGTAAGACAAAGACCGGGAATGTATACAGACACTTCAAGGCCCAATCATCTTGCCCAGGAAGTAATAGACAACAGCGTGGATGAAGCCATAGCGGGTCATGCAGATCGTCTCGACATAATACTTTTTGAGGACGGAAGCCTCGAAGTTACTGATAATGGCAGAGGGATGCCTGTTGATATACACCCGGAAGAAGGAATCCCCGGAATCGAGCTTATACTTACGCGGCTTCATGCAGGCGCCAAATTTTCAGGAAAGGATTACAGATTCTCAGGCGGGCTCCATGGAGTTGGAGTTTCTGTTGTAAATGCCTTGTCAACAAGGCTTGAAGCCAGGGTCAGAAGAGACGGCAATGAATACATGATGGTATTCAACGACGGGTTCAAGACTTCTGATCTTGAAATAACTGGGAAAACATCTTTAAAAGAATCAGGAACATCCATAAGATTCTGGTCTGATCCAAAATACTTTGATTCCCCTACAATTTCTGTCCCGAGGCTTTGTCACAGCCTTAAAGCAAAAGCTGTTCTGTGTCCCGGGCTTACCATAAGCTTCAAAGATGATAATACAGGTCAAACCGAAATCTGGTGCTTCAGGGAAGGGATAAGCGATTATCTCATGGAAAACCTTAAAGGTCATGCAATAATCCCTGACACTCCATTTGAAGGCAATATGGAAGGAGAGCATGAAACCATCACATGGGCCTCAATATGGCTCCCTGAAGGTGGAGAACCAATAACGGAAAGCTATGTTAATCTTATTCCTACTGCCCAGGGCGGAACCCATGTCAACGGATTCAGGTCAGGACTTCTGTCAGCGATAAGAGATTTCTGCGAATACAGAAAAATATTACCCAAAGGACTTAAACTTGCCCCTGAAGATATTTGGGAAACCTGCGCATATATTATTTCCGTTAAGATGAAGGACCCGCAGTTTTCAGGCCAGACAAAAGAGAGGCTTACATCAAGGGAAACCGCTGCGTTTGTTGCAGGTGTTGCAAAAGATTCCTTCAGCATATGGCTTAATCAGTACCCGAGTCTGGGTGAAAAACTTGCAGAGCATTTCATCTCTGTCGCCCAGAAAAGGATGAGGAGCAATAAATCCACAGAAAGAAAAAAAGCCGCGTCCGGACCTGCCCTTCCAGGCAAGCTTTCTGATTGCAGCAGCCAGGATGTTTCTCTTACCGAGCTTTTTCTTGTCGAAGGAGATTCCGCAGGAGGCTCTGCAAAACAGGCAAGGGACAGACAGTTCCAGGCAGTAATGCCGCTGAGAGGCAAAATCAAGAACACCTGGGAGGATGATGTTACCCAGATCGTTGACTCTGCTGAAATCAAAAATATATCGATCGCAATCGGAGTTGATCCTGGTTCAGCCGATCTTTCTGAACTAAGATACGGTAAAATATGCATTCTGGCAGATGCAGATTCAGACGGTCTGCATATTGCCACCCTGCTCTGCGGACTTTTCATGCGCCACTTTCCCAAGCTTGTTGAAAACGGGAACATATACGTGGCCATGCCCCCACTTTACAGAATAGACGTAGGCAAAACAGTTTACTATGCCCTTGATGATGACGAAAAAAATGGTGTTATTGACAGAATTACTGCTGAAAAAATCAAAGGGAAGGTTAACATCCAGCGATTCAAAGGGCTTGGAGAGATGAACCCTATCCAGCTCAGAGAGACAACCATGGCAACAGAAACAAGAAAACTGCTCCGTCTTGAAATGGGTGACATATCTGAAACCAATGACATCATGGACATGATGCTTTCAAAAAAGAGGGCAAAGGACAGAAGGCTGTGGATAGAAACCAAAGGCGGGCTTGTAAAGGAGCTTCTTGAAGGGGTCTGA
- a CDS encoding DUF485 domain-containing protein, which produces MGGHGPASDWGDDKASDYKSSLGIKMFVFYCFFYVVYVIINVFSPKTMGVEVFAGLNLAVVYGFGLIILAAIMGIIYNSMCTSAEDTLNAPTEEG; this is translated from the coding sequence ATGGGTGGTCATGGACCGGCATCGGATTGGGGCGACGACAAGGCATCTGATTACAAATCAAGCCTTGGAATCAAAATGTTTGTTTTTTATTGTTTTTTTTACGTTGTTTACGTGATTATCAATGTTTTCAGTCCCAAGACAATGGGCGTTGAAGTATTTGCTGGCCTAAATCTGGCCGTTGTATACGGATTCGGCCTCATTATCCTGGCGGCAATTATGGGTATTATTTACAATTCAATGTGCACATCAGCCGAAGATACATTGAATGCACCGACAGAGGAGGGATAG
- a CDS encoding sigma-54 interaction domain-containing protein produces MALKENNLLKIIDSVPVAVFAIDTEHRIIFWNKACERITGIPESDIIGSDKHSIAFYGHRKPVLADLVLENDTGSMIAYYSGKNLRKSTVMPGAWEASWLFENVGGKTRFLHFTAARVLNAEGVLIGAVSTVQEIEPEDPSLAIAEDSNKNMSASENGRYGIIGLSKPMIEVYGLMEKAAGTDAGVIIYGESGSGKELTAKGIHQISGRRDQPFVPVNCGAIPENLLESEFFGYAKGAFTGAHADKPGFLDLADNGTLFLDEIGELNINLQVKLLRAIEGGGFSPVGSRQLKHSNFRIIAATNLDLANEMKSGRMRPDFFYRIHVIPIRVPSLKERKEDIQLLVSFFMKKFGSGSRTLPKKMTDAINGYTWPGNIRELQNVIQRYLVLKSIDFTGDFLFDEGEGERIDENRKKIPESVDELEKKLIIEALERNGFKRSKAALELGISRRTLYRKMVKFCVFDDER; encoded by the coding sequence ATGGCATTGAAAGAAAATAATCTTTTAAAAATAATTGATTCTGTACCTGTTGCAGTGTTTGCCATTGATACTGAGCACAGAATTATTTTCTGGAATAAGGCATGCGAACGGATTACCGGAATACCTGAGTCGGATATTATAGGTTCTGATAAGCACTCTATTGCATTTTATGGTCATAGAAAACCGGTTCTCGCGGATCTCGTTCTCGAAAATGACACAGGGTCAATGATTGCATACTATTCCGGCAAGAATCTCAGAAAATCCACGGTCATGCCAGGTGCATGGGAAGCGTCATGGTTGTTTGAAAATGTTGGCGGAAAAACAAGATTTCTTCATTTTACAGCTGCGAGGGTGTTGAATGCAGAAGGTGTTTTGATAGGAGCAGTATCAACAGTTCAGGAGATTGAGCCTGAAGATCCTTCGTTGGCCATTGCAGAAGACAGCAATAAAAATATGTCTGCATCAGAAAATGGCAGATACGGAATAATCGGTTTAAGCAAACCAATGATTGAAGTCTACGGACTCATGGAAAAAGCTGCCGGAACCGATGCTGGTGTGATCATTTACGGCGAGTCTGGTTCAGGAAAAGAGCTTACTGCCAAAGGAATACATCAGATAAGCGGCAGACGGGATCAGCCATTTGTTCCTGTCAATTGCGGAGCCATTCCTGAAAATCTACTTGAATCAGAATTTTTTGGTTATGCCAAAGGCGCTTTTACCGGCGCCCACGCAGACAAGCCAGGTTTTCTCGATCTTGCGGATAACGGAACTCTGTTTCTTGATGAAATAGGCGAGCTTAATATCAATCTTCAGGTGAAGCTGCTCAGGGCCATAGAAGGCGGAGGTTTTTCTCCGGTCGGCAGCAGACAGTTGAAGCATTCTAATTTCAGAATAATTGCAGCAACAAATCTTGACCTTGCCAATGAAATGAAATCAGGAAGAATGCGGCCTGATTTTTTTTACAGAATTCACGTAATCCCGATAAGGGTTCCTTCATTAAAAGAAAGAAAGGAAGATATTCAATTATTAGTAAGCTTTTTTATGAAAAAATTTGGGTCAGGGAGCAGGACTCTGCCTAAAAAAATGACCGACGCAATAAATGGTTACACATGGCCTGGAAACATAAGAGAGCTGCAGAATGTGATTCAGAGGTATCTTGTTTTAAAAAGTATTGATTTTACAGGTGATTTTCTATTTGACGAGGGTGAAGGTGAAAGAATTGATGAAAATCGCAAAAAAATTCCTGAATCAGTTGATGAACTAGAAAAGAAACTGATTATTGAAGCGCTGGAAAGAAATGGTTTTAAGCGCTCCAAAGCCGCCTTGGAATTAGGGATTTCACGAAGGACCCTATACAGGAAAATGGTGAAGTTTTGTGTATTTGATGATGAACGGTAA
- the parC gene encoding DNA topoisomerase IV subunit A: MKTPVKSMDYIESKPLHEFTEQAYLEYAMYVILDRALPNVADGLKPVQRRIIYAMNELSLNASAKHKKSARTVGDVLGKFHPHGDTACYEAMVHMAQPFSYRYPLIDGQGNWGSPDDPKSFAAMRYTEAKLTPYAEVLLGEIDSGTVDFVANFDGTLKEPRLLPARLPNLILNGSSGIAVGMATDIPPHNLREVADGLIHLIDNPDSTASDLMEFIKGPDFPTEAEIITPSSEILKIYETGQGMVRMRATFQKENGDIIINSLPYQVSGARVIEQIAAQMQAKKLPMITDLRDESNHEDPTRILISVKSGKQDSERLMDHLFATTDLERSYRVNINIIGTNGSPGVSGMPALLNEWLSFRTETVRRRLLTRLEKVKDRLHVLDGLLIAFLNIDEVISIIRKNDEPKPILMERFGLSDRQAESILELKLRHLAKLEEFKIRSEKNELEKERDYLEKTLESPRKLKNLIKKEIRTDENKYGDARKSPIIERRQAQAITAQDASQSSDPVTVVLSEKGWVRMAKGHDIDPKNLSYKTGDSFREAALGKLSQPALFMDTMGRFYAISPNTLPSARGQGEPLSVKISIPEGAEIKHLIMGEPSKSIILASDEGYGFVTTLEELETRNKAGKAVLTLDENSLPVPPVFIENPEKDRIAAVTSEGRMLIFSASDLPVLQKGKGNKIIHIPNDRFLAGERLTSILILPQGCHMMLHSSKKPPVILKEANLEPYFGTRGRRGKHLPFGYEKAEMMEIICPASAPEIINSTQG, translated from the coding sequence TTGAAGACACCCGTTAAATCGATGGATTACATAGAATCAAAGCCGCTTCATGAGTTTACAGAGCAGGCTTATCTTGAATATGCCATGTACGTAATTCTGGACAGGGCTTTGCCGAACGTGGCTGATGGTCTGAAACCTGTTCAAAGACGAATAATCTATGCCATGAATGAGCTAAGCCTGAATGCTTCGGCAAAGCATAAAAAATCAGCAAGAACGGTCGGAGACGTGCTCGGCAAATTTCACCCCCACGGCGATACTGCATGTTATGAAGCGATGGTACACATGGCCCAGCCATTTTCATACAGATATCCGCTTATTGACGGCCAGGGCAACTGGGGTTCGCCTGATGACCCTAAATCATTTGCCGCAATGAGATATACCGAGGCAAAGCTCACTCCTTATGCCGAAGTTCTGCTTGGTGAAATAGATTCTGGCACGGTCGATTTTGTGGCAAATTTCGACGGAACACTTAAAGAGCCGAGGTTGTTGCCGGCGAGACTCCCAAATCTTATTCTTAACGGTTCATCTGGAATTGCCGTTGGCATGGCAACGGATATCCCTCCGCACAATTTAAGGGAAGTGGCTGATGGTCTCATTCATCTGATTGACAATCCTGATTCGACCGCATCAGATCTCATGGAATTCATTAAAGGCCCGGATTTTCCAACCGAAGCAGAAATAATAACGCCTTCGTCTGAAATTCTGAAGATATATGAAACAGGACAGGGCATGGTGAGGATGAGGGCAACTTTTCAGAAGGAAAACGGAGACATAATAATTAACTCCCTGCCCTATCAGGTTTCAGGTGCCAGGGTCATAGAACAGATAGCAGCCCAGATGCAGGCTAAAAAACTGCCCATGATTACCGACCTGAGAGATGAATCAAATCATGAAGATCCTACCCGCATCCTTATTTCTGTAAAATCAGGGAAACAGGATTCGGAAAGACTCATGGATCATCTTTTTGCAACCACAGATCTTGAGAGATCATACAGGGTAAATATCAATATAATAGGAACAAACGGCAGCCCCGGAGTGTCAGGAATGCCTGCACTTCTCAATGAATGGCTCAGTTTCAGGACAGAAACTGTAAGACGCCGGCTCCTTACAAGACTTGAAAAGGTCAAGGACAGACTGCATGTTTTAGATGGTCTTCTGATAGCTTTTCTAAATATTGACGAAGTAATCAGTATTATAAGAAAAAATGACGAACCCAAGCCGATTCTCATGGAAAGGTTCGGGCTTTCAGACAGACAGGCTGAATCGATTCTTGAACTTAAACTCAGGCATCTTGCAAAGCTTGAGGAATTCAAGATCAGGTCAGAAAAAAACGAGCTGGAAAAAGAAAGGGATTATCTTGAAAAAACCCTGGAATCTCCCAGAAAGCTCAAAAATCTCATCAAAAAAGAAATAAGGACAGATGAGAATAAATACGGCGACGCAAGGAAATCCCCAATAATAGAACGCAGACAGGCCCAGGCAATCACTGCCCAGGACGCTAGCCAGTCATCTGATCCCGTCACTGTTGTACTCAGCGAAAAAGGATGGGTAAGAATGGCAAAGGGCCATGATATTGATCCTAAAAATCTGAGCTATAAAACAGGTGACAGTTTCAGGGAGGCCGCCCTTGGAAAGCTTTCCCAGCCAGCTCTTTTTATGGATACCATGGGCAGATTTTACGCTATTTCTCCAAACACGCTTCCATCAGCCAGGGGACAGGGCGAACCCCTCAGCGTCAAAATAAGCATTCCCGAAGGAGCTGAAATCAAGCACCTGATAATGGGAGAGCCTTCAAAATCTATCATTCTTGCCAGTGACGAAGGCTACGGTTTTGTAACAACCCTTGAAGAGCTTGAAACAAGAAACAAGGCAGGAAAGGCGGTTTTAACACTTGATGAAAACTCTTTGCCTGTTCCGCCTGTTTTCATTGAAAACCCTGAAAAAGACAGGATAGCTGCGGTCACATCCGAAGGAAGAATGCTCATTTTCAGCGCCAGCGATCTTCCTGTTCTTCAAAAAGGCAAGGGCAATAAAATAATACATATACCCAATGACCGATTCCTTGCAGGTGAACGATTAACATCAATACTGATTCTGCCGCAAGGCTGCCATATGATGCTTCACTCAAGCAAAAAACCTCCTGTTATACTAAAGGAAGCAAATCTTGAACCTTATTTTGGAACAAGGGGAAGAAGGGGCAAACATCTCCCATTCGGCTATGAGAAAGCTGAAATGATGGAAATTATATGTCCTGCTTCAGCACCTGAAATTATCAATTCCACGCAAGGATAA
- a CDS encoding M48 family metalloprotease, translating into MKTMKKSRLFMAVSVLAVTAFSAAAFYGCQAMGPLAKVGAATGIITSDQADSIEKVSTAVSKASETITPEQEYYIGRTIGAVISSKYKVYQNDIVTDYINVMGQSLSKFSDMPETFGGYHFLVLDSDEINAFAAPGGLIFVTRGILRCCKDEDAVAAVLAHEIGHVQLKHGTESIDDSRMTSVVTTILAEGAKNLGPKELASLTTAFEGSISDITNKLVTNGYSREYENQADKAAVTIMKRAGYNPTALVSMLEMMGKVMKPDGMDFAKTHPSPQSRIEVVKEVIGGSAKADVNTARLARFNRNLANI; encoded by the coding sequence ATGAAAACCATGAAAAAAAGCAGACTTTTTATGGCGGTTTCCGTTTTAGCAGTAACCGCCTTTTCAGCAGCAGCATTTTACGGATGTCAGGCAATGGGGCCCCTTGCCAAGGTTGGAGCAGCCACAGGAATAATTACGAGCGATCAGGCTGATTCCATAGAAAAAGTATCCACGGCAGTATCTAAAGCAAGCGAGACAATCACTCCTGAACAGGAGTATTATATCGGACGAACCATAGGAGCTGTCATATCCAGCAAATACAAAGTTTATCAGAACGACATTGTAACAGACTACATAAATGTAATGGGACAGTCCTTGTCAAAATTTTCTGATATGCCCGAAACCTTTGGAGGGTATCATTTCCTTGTTCTTGATTCTGATGAAATAAATGCGTTTGCGGCTCCAGGAGGACTGATATTCGTTACCCGCGGTATTTTGAGATGCTGTAAGGATGAAGATGCAGTCGCAGCGGTTCTTGCACATGAAATTGGACATGTTCAGCTAAAGCACGGAACTGAAAGCATTGACGATTCGAGAATGACATCTGTTGTTACAACCATACTTGCAGAAGGTGCCAAAAATCTTGGCCCCAAAGAGCTGGCAAGTCTGACTACAGCTTTTGAAGGCTCCATAAGCGATATTACAAACAAACTGGTAACAAACGGATATTCAAGGGAGTATGAGAACCAGGCGGATAAGGCGGCAGTAACAATCATGAAAAGAGCCGGTTACAATCCGACAGCCCTTGTTTCCATGCTCGAAATGATGGGGAAAGTGATGAAGCCGGACGGAATGGATTTTGCCAAGACACATCCTTCACCTCAGTCAAGAATAGAGGTTGTAAAAGAAGTAATCGGCGGATCAGCCAAGGCAGATGTAAATACTGCAAGGCTTGCGAGGTTCAATAGAAATCTTGCAAATATTTAA
- a CDS encoding acetate uptake transporter, with product MQDNYANPGPLGLMGFGMTTVLLNIHNAGFFPVNSVILAMGILYGGFAQIIAGILEFRKGNTFGVTAFISYGFFWITLVGIWVLPTLGWGPKADGPAESFMGWYLFIWGVFTFYMFIATLNSNKALQFVFLSLTVLFFLLAVRDWTGSVLIGTIAGWEGIVCGASAIYLAMAEVLNEKFGKEVVPVGAHN from the coding sequence ATGCAGGACAACTACGCAAATCCTGGGCCACTTGGTTTGATGGGATTCGGAATGACAACCGTGCTTCTGAACATCCACAATGCAGGTTTTTTTCCGGTAAATTCAGTTATTTTGGCAATGGGAATTCTTTACGGAGGCTTTGCCCAGATTATTGCAGGTATTCTGGAATTCAGAAAAGGCAATACTTTTGGTGTAACCGCCTTTATTTCTTATGGATTTTTTTGGATTACCCTTGTTGGAATCTGGGTTTTGCCAACACTTGGATGGGGTCCGAAGGCTGATGGCCCTGCAGAGTCCTTTATGGGATGGTATCTGTTTATCTGGGGTGTTTTCACATTCTACATGTTCATTGCAACCCTTAACAGTAACAAGGCGCTTCAGTTTGTATTTCTTTCACTGACAGTGCTTTTCTTCCTTCTTGCTGTAAGAGACTGGACCGGTTCTGTTCTTATTGGCACTATTGCAGGATGGGAAGGCATAGTATGCGGTGCGAGTGCTATTTATCTTGCAATGGCCGAAGTACTTAACGAGAAATTCGGCAAGGAAGTTGTTCCTGTTGGTGCTCATAACTAA
- a CDS encoding M18 family aminopeptidase, whose protein sequence is MNMDDFALDFMAFLEKSPTPFHAVKNICSILEKSGFVKLDESEAWNLKPKGKYIVTRNGSALIAFITGKESPAINGIRLTGAHTDSPCLKVKPVPELKSSGYIELDVEIYGGVLLNTWFDRDLSIAGRTTCLTSDGIIMSCLVDFIDTVAFIPSLAIHLNRDVNSSKSVNPQKEMLPIVMHHNANSRTNDFMDMLLDQVRGAIPEASEILEHELFLYDAQRPSFVGLKKEFMTGARIDNLLSCYAGARAIADTATDFCSVLVLNDNEEVGSSSISGADGQFLKSILERICGSAESFSRAMAKSVMISTDNAHGVHPNYSEKHDTNHRPIMNNGPAIKINANQRYATNSETSAIIKMVAKRNSIQLQTFTMRSDMACGSTIGPITASLLGIKTVDIGVPTLGMHSIREMAGKLDIHGLYKLIKGFNSDDIQMLVPY, encoded by the coding sequence ATGAACATGGATGATTTTGCATTAGATTTTATGGCTTTTCTTGAAAAATCACCAACTCCTTTCCATGCTGTAAAAAACATCTGCTCTATTCTGGAAAAATCAGGCTTTGTTAAGCTTGATGAGTCAGAAGCATGGAATCTGAAACCCAAAGGTAAATACATTGTTACTCGTAATGGCTCGGCCTTAATTGCTTTTATAACAGGAAAAGAAAGCCCGGCAATAAATGGGATAAGACTCACAGGCGCCCACACAGACAGCCCGTGCCTGAAAGTGAAGCCCGTTCCTGAGCTGAAATCCTCGGGCTATATTGAGCTTGATGTGGAAATATACGGAGGCGTTTTACTAAACACCTGGTTTGACAGGGATTTATCCATAGCAGGCAGAACAACATGCCTGACATCAGATGGGATAATCATGTCCTGTCTTGTTGATTTTATAGATACGGTAGCTTTTATTCCAAGCCTTGCCATACATTTGAACAGAGACGTAAACAGCTCCAAAAGCGTTAATCCCCAAAAAGAGATGCTGCCGATTGTTATGCATCATAATGCAAACTCCAGAACAAACGATTTTATGGATATGCTTCTTGATCAAGTTCGTGGTGCAATTCCTGAAGCGTCTGAGATTCTGGAGCACGAACTTTTTCTTTATGACGCTCAAAGGCCTTCTTTTGTGGGTTTAAAAAAAGAATTTATGACAGGCGCAAGGATAGACAATCTTCTTAGCTGCTACGCCGGAGCAAGGGCAATTGCTGACACGGCAACTGATTTTTGCTCTGTGCTTGTGCTTAATGATAATGAAGAAGTTGGAAGCAGCAGCATTTCCGGCGCTGATGGCCAATTCCTCAAGAGCATTCTCGAAAGAATCTGCGGAAGTGCAGAGTCCTTTTCAAGGGCCATGGCAAAATCAGTCATGATATCAACAGATAATGCCCATGGCGTTCATCCAAATTATTCTGAAAAACATGATACCAACCATAGACCAATCATGAACAACGGGCCAGCCATAAAAATAAATGCTAACCAGAGATACGCCACAAACAGTGAAACTTCAGCCATAATCAAAATGGTCGCAAAAAGAAACAGCATACAGCTTCAGACTTTCACAATGCGAAGCGATATGGCCTGCGGAAGCACAATAGGGCCTATCACAGCCTCCTTGCTTGGAATAAAAACAGTTGATATTGGGGTTCCAACCCTTGGAATGCATTCAATAAGGGAAATGGCTGGAAAACTTGACATCCATGGCCTGTACAAACTCATAAAAGGCTTTAATTCCGATGACATACAAATGCTTGTCCCGTATTGA
- a CDS encoding solute symporter family protein translates to MIYDPSPIAVGVFLAFVIVVVGVSKYLGAKTTSAEGYFAAGGTVHWGVNGIAFAGDYLSAASFLGICGMIAFSGYDGFLYSIGYLGGWVVAMFVVAEPMKRAGKYTFTDALDSKFNSKAIQLMAAISTLVVSVCYLIPQMVGAGDLITPLLGLPHWVGVVIVGCIVTFIVATAGMASTTYVQFLKGALLIIFSTILTVALLKNGFNLKPSEDYHKFLTLNATVEGTAVTAVEDPAYKITAQNAEKHLVKLEKDGVNNWWEVKTVDGKTVLKETLSITDTKSGVKLYNGETKDKKKFFPVGGMTKIVVDGKEVEKTGAVGPFEFLETMGKSEILRFKSVKISDGEDKVNVFVQNPTPGSKLMRTGAYIKVDEGSTIASKLNFVSLMLALFFGTAALPHILIRYYTVPSPKDARKSTIVAIVSIGFFYILTLYMGLGAMTHGVLDMESSNMSAPLLAKYFGVFLFAAISAIAFSTVLGTVAGLIVAASGAVAHDVMTNYLGLKMTDSGQVKAGKIAAAIVGVIAIILGIIFKGMNVSFLVGLAFAIASSANLPSIMMMLFWKRTSAMGISCSIFVGMTSAIGLILLSPSMWERYGYVASAAPFPLDNPGIVSIPLSFLTLIVVSLILPEKNAAK, encoded by the coding sequence ATGATTTATGATCCGTCGCCGATTGCAGTTGGCGTCTTTTTGGCATTTGTTATCGTAGTTGTCGGTGTTTCCAAGTATCTTGGCGCCAAAACCACTTCTGCCGAAGGTTATTTCGCAGCAGGCGGAACCGTTCACTGGGGTGTTAACGGTATTGCTTTTGCAGGTGACTATCTTTCAGCAGCGTCTTTCCTCGGTATCTGCGGCATGATCGCGTTTTCAGGTTACGATGGTTTTCTTTACTCCATCGGCTACCTTGGTGGATGGGTTGTTGCAATGTTTGTCGTTGCCGAACCTATGAAACGCGCTGGTAAATATACATTTACAGATGCTCTTGACAGCAAGTTCAATTCCAAGGCAATCCAGCTTATGGCTGCAATCAGTACTCTGGTTGTTTCCGTATGCTATCTGATTCCCCAGATGGTTGGTGCGGGTGACCTTATCACCCCTCTTCTTGGTCTGCCTCACTGGGTTGGCGTTGTTATTGTCGGATGCATCGTTACTTTTATCGTTGCAACCGCAGGCATGGCATCCACTACTTATGTTCAGTTCCTTAAGGGTGCTTTGCTTATAATATTCTCAACAATCCTTACTGTAGCTCTTCTTAAAAACGGCTTTAATCTCAAGCCAAGTGAAGACTATCATAAGTTCCTGACCCTCAATGCTACTGTTGAAGGTACAGCTGTTACAGCAGTTGAAGATCCTGCTTACAAGATTACTGCCCAGAATGCAGAAAAGCATCTTGTGAAACTTGAAAAAGACGGAGTGAACAACTGGTGGGAAGTTAAAACTGTTGATGGAAAGACTGTTCTAAAAGAAACTCTTTCAATTACAGATACTAAATCAGGTGTTAAGCTTTACAATGGTGAGACAAAGGATAAGAAGAAATTCTTCCCGGTCGGCGGTATGACCAAGATCGTGGTTGACGGGAAAGAAGTTGAAAAGACTGGCGCAGTCGGTCCTTTTGAGTTCCTCGAAACTATGGGCAAGAGTGAAATCCTTCGCTTTAAATCTGTAAAGATTAGCGATGGCGAAGACAAAGTTAACGTGTTTGTCCAGAATCCTACTCCTGGCAGCAAGCTCATGCGTACCGGCGCTTACATCAAAGTTGATGAAGGCTCGACTATCGCATCAAAGCTTAACTTTGTTTCTCTTATGCTTGCTCTTTTCTTTGGTACTGCGGCTCTTCCGCATATCCTTATTCGTTACTACACTGTTCCAAGTCCGAAAGATGCACGTAAGTCAACAATCGTTGCCATCGTATCAATCGGTTTCTTCTATATCCTTACACTTTACATGGGCCTTGGCGCTATGACCCATGGTGTTCTTGATATGGAGAGTAGCAACATGTCGGCTCCTCTTCTTGCCAAGTACTTCGGTGTGTTTCTTTTTGCTGCGATCTCTGCCATCGCGTTTTCAACTGTTCTTGGAACAGTTGCAGGTCTCATTGTTGCGGCATCAGGTGCGGTTGCTCATGACGTCATGACCAACTACCTGGGACTTAAAATGACTGACAGCGGTCAGGTAAAAGCTGGTAAAATAGCAGCTGCAATTGTTGGTGTTATCGCAATCATTCTTGGTATTATTTTCAAAGGCATGAACGTTTCCTTCCTTGTTGGTCTGGCATTTGCTATCGCATCTTCAGCAAACCTGCCATCAATCATGATGATGCTTTTTTGGAAACGTACTTCTGCAATGGGAATTTCATGTTCAATATTTGTGGGTATGACTTCAGCTATTGGCCTGATTCTTCTTTCTCCAAGTATGTGGGAACGTTATGGCTATGTAGCCTCAGCAGCTCCATTCCCGCTTGATAACCCTGGTATTGTTTCAATACCGCTTTCTTTTCTTACATTGATCGTAGTTTCACTGATCCTCCCTGAAAAGAATGCTGCAAAATAA